The Streptomyces sp. NBC_01244 genome contains a region encoding:
- a CDS encoding branched-chain amino acid ABC transporter permease — MSDTRSPVLQPEAVAPVAATRPRPLSARNAAVAAAGLVLLVLPFYLDRFWLQAGLFAIAAAIGAIGLNLLTGATGQLSMGHAFFLAVGAYGYCALAGDGSTTGGHTLVGLGLPSWLAAVLAVALAGAAGGLFSPIAGRLRGAYLGIATLALIFIGQHLLFNATSLTGGFNGRAVEPLSLFGLTFDDTETVVAAVPFHSAEKLWYVALAALLAGALFARGVLRGRPGRAMNALRDHSIAAGVMGVPVARYRAAVFVLSSMYAGLAGVLLALVFQRTVPDYFGMVLSLEFLAMIVIGGLGTVSGAVIGAVFVSLLPQLLTHYSDALPLVSAPGTGGVSPGEASRYLYGAAVVVAVLFLPGGLTGITRIIRTRTTPSKERT, encoded by the coding sequence GTGTCTGACACCCGCAGCCCCGTGCTGCAACCCGAGGCCGTCGCCCCCGTGGCGGCCACCCGGCCGCGGCCGCTCAGCGCCCGGAACGCGGCGGTGGCCGCCGCCGGCCTGGTCCTCCTCGTGCTGCCGTTCTACCTCGACCGGTTCTGGCTGCAGGCCGGGCTGTTCGCCATCGCCGCCGCCATCGGGGCCATCGGGCTCAACCTGCTCACCGGAGCCACCGGCCAGCTCTCCATGGGCCACGCCTTCTTCCTCGCCGTCGGCGCGTACGGGTACTGCGCGCTCGCCGGGGACGGCAGTACGACGGGCGGCCACACCCTGGTCGGGCTCGGCTTGCCGAGCTGGCTGGCCGCCGTGCTGGCCGTGGCCCTCGCGGGGGCGGCGGGCGGCCTCTTCAGCCCGATCGCCGGCCGGCTGCGCGGCGCGTACCTCGGCATCGCCACGCTCGCGCTGATCTTCATCGGCCAGCACCTGCTGTTCAACGCCACCAGCCTCACCGGCGGTTTCAACGGCCGCGCCGTGGAGCCCCTGTCCCTCTTCGGGCTCACCTTCGACGACACCGAGACCGTCGTCGCCGCCGTGCCCTTCCACTCCGCCGAGAAGCTCTGGTACGTCGCCCTCGCGGCCCTCCTCGCCGGCGCCCTGTTCGCCCGAGGGGTCCTGCGGGGCCGGCCCGGCAGGGCCATGAACGCCCTGCGCGACCACAGCATCGCCGCGGGGGTGATGGGAGTGCCGGTCGCCCGGTACCGGGCCGCCGTCTTCGTACTGTCGTCCATGTACGCGGGGCTCGCCGGCGTACTGCTCGCCCTGGTCTTCCAGCGCACCGTGCCCGATTACTTCGGCATGGTGCTGTCCCTGGAGTTCCTCGCCATGATCGTGATCGGCGGCCTGGGCACCGTCTCGGGCGCGGTCATCGGCGCCGTCTTCGTCTCCCTGCTGCCCCAACTCCTCACCCACTACAGCGACGCCCTCCCCCTGGTGTCCGCACCCGGGACGGGCGGGGTCTCGCCGGGCGAGGCCTCCCGCTACCTCTACGGAGCCGCCGTCGTCGTGGCCGTCCTGTTCCTGCCCGGCGGCCTCACCGGCATCACCCGGATCATCCGGACCCGCACCACACCCTCGAAGGAGCGAACGTGA